One window of Clostridiisalibacter paucivorans DSM 22131 genomic DNA carries:
- the purM gene encoding phosphoribosylformylglycinamidine cyclo-ligase yields MKDKGISYKDAGVDVKAGYESVKLMKKYVKETFTKGVISDIGGFGGMFALEMGSYDEPILVAGTDGVGTKIKIAFMMDKHDTVGQDCVAMCVNDVLCQGAKPLFFLDYIATGKLIPEKVSEIVKGISSGCKKAGAALIGGETAEMPGIYSEGEYDLAGFTVGIVDKKNLINGSNISEGDTLIGIPSSGLHSNGFSLVRKVLFDINNYDIDEYFEELGTTLGEALIVPTKIYINPIYDVIKSFNIKGVSHITGGGFYENIPRMLPDGYGADIDMRDVQIPNIFDFIKKAGNIDIDEMYSTFNMGIGLVMAVDTRDVDNVMEFIKERGEDAHIIGRVIKDKEGIDICHQ; encoded by the coding sequence ATGAAGGATAAGGGAATAAGCTATAAAGATGCGGGAGTAGATGTAAAAGCAGGATATGAATCGGTTAAGTTGATGAAAAAGTATGTTAAAGAAACCTTTACTAAAGGAGTAATTTCTGATATAGGCGGTTTTGGAGGTATGTTTGCACTGGAGATGGGAAGCTATGATGAACCCATATTAGTTGCAGGAACTGATGGAGTTGGTACAAAGATTAAGATTGCATTTATGATGGATAAACATGATACTGTGGGACAAGATTGTGTGGCTATGTGTGTAAATGATGTACTGTGTCAAGGGGCTAAACCCCTATTTTTCTTAGATTATATTGCCACAGGAAAGTTGATTCCTGAAAAGGTATCAGAGATAGTGAAGGGTATATCATCAGGATGTAAAAAAGCAGGTGCAGCCCTCATCGGTGGAGAAACTGCTGAAATGCCTGGCATATATAGTGAAGGAGAATATGATTTAGCAGGATTTACAGTGGGAATAGTAGACAAGAAAAATCTAATAAATGGAAGTAATATATCAGAAGGAGATACCCTTATAGGGATACCATCTAGTGGACTCCATAGCAATGGATTCTCTTTAGTGAGAAAAGTATTATTTGATATAAATAATTATGATATAGATGAATATTTTGAAGAATTGGGTACCACATTGGGAGAGGCATTGATTGTGCCTACAAAAATATATATAAATCCTATATATGATGTAATAAAATCATTTAATATAAAGGGAGTAAGTCATATAACTGGGGGAGGTTTTTATGAAAACATACCTCGGATGTTACCAGATGGATATGGAGCAGATATAGATATGAGAGATGTACAAATCCCTAATATATTTGATTTCATAAAAAAGGCAGGAAATATAGATATAGATGAAATGTATTCCACATTTAATATGGGGATAGGTCTAGTTATGGCAGTAGATACCAGAGATGTGGACAATGTTATGGAATTTATCAAGGAAAGGGGCGAAGATGCCCATATTATAGGTAGAGTTATAAAGGATAAGGAAGGAATCGACATATGTCATCAGTAA
- the purF gene encoding amidophosphoribosyltransferase, whose amino-acid sequence MFEEMDKLKEECGVVGVYANKGNVSKMVYYGLYALQHRGQESAGIAVSDQGKISHHKGMGLAPEVFEDKTLDSLSGNIGIGHVRYSTFGESLIENAQPLVVRYKRGNIALAHNGSLVNSEALREIMEDDGVVFQTTIDTEVIANLIARYHNKDIIKSIKNTIEVLKGAYSLVIVSEDKLIGVRDSLGLRPLCLGKFEDGYVLASESCALDTIGAEFVRDVDPGEIVIIDENGIETIKSDKWCNRKMCVFEYIYFARPDSTIDGINVYLSRSEAGKMLAREAPVEADVVIGVPDSGTPAAIGYAEESGIPFGIGLIKNKYIGRTFIQPTQALREQGVKIKLNVLKENVEGKRVVMVDDSIVRGTTSKRIVDMLKKAGAKEVHVRVSSPPVKYPCYFGIDTPYRENLVAANYTTDEIRDMINADTLHFLTIKGLSEATGEKKGYCKACFDGNYPMEVPRVEGN is encoded by the coding sequence TTGTTTGAAGAAATGGATAAATTAAAAGAAGAGTGCGGAGTGGTAGGGGTTTATGCTAATAAAGGGAATGTATCAAAGATGGTATATTATGGGCTCTATGCTCTTCAACACAGAGGACAGGAAAGTGCAGGTATTGCCGTAAGCGACCAAGGGAAAATATCCCATCATAAAGGGATGGGGCTTGCTCCAGAGGTATTCGAGGACAAGACATTAGATAGTCTAAGTGGAAATATAGGGATAGGCCATGTGCGATATTCTACATTTGGAGAGAGTCTCATAGAAAATGCCCAACCATTGGTAGTTAGATATAAAAGGGGAAATATAGCGTTGGCCCATAACGGTAGTTTAGTTAATTCTGAAGCATTAAGAGAGATAATGGAAGATGACGGGGTAGTATTTCAGACTACTATAGATACAGAAGTAATAGCCAATTTAATAGCTAGATACCACAATAAAGATATAATTAAATCTATAAAAAATACTATAGAAGTGTTAAAAGGTGCATATTCTTTGGTAATAGTGTCCGAAGACAAGCTTATAGGTGTAAGAGATTCTTTAGGATTAAGACCTCTTTGTTTAGGCAAGTTTGAGGATGGATATGTGTTGGCATCGGAAAGCTGTGCATTGGATACTATTGGTGCAGAGTTTGTAAGAGATGTAGACCCTGGCGAAATAGTAATAATAGACGAAAATGGTATAGAAACCATAAAGAGCGACAAATGGTGTAATAGAAAGATGTGTGTGTTTGAATATATATACTTTGCAAGACCTGATAGCACAATTGATGGAATAAATGTATATCTATCTAGGAGTGAAGCTGGAAAGATGTTAGCTAGAGAGGCACCAGTAGAGGCGGATGTGGTTATAGGTGTACCCGATAGTGGGACCCCTGCTGCTATAGGATATGCAGAAGAATCAGGTATTCCCTTTGGGATAGGACTTATTAAAAACAAGTATATAGGCAGGACATTCATACAGCCTACTCAAGCATTGAGGGAGCAGGGAGTTAAAATCAAATTGAATGTGTTGAAGGAAAATGTAGAAGGAAAAAGGGTAGTAATGGTAGATGATTCCATAGTAAGGGGAACAACTAGTAAAAGGATTGTGGATATGTTGAAAAAGGCAGGTGCTAAAGAAGTTCATGTAAGGGTAAGTTCACCTCCAGTAAAATATCCTTGTTATTTTGGCATAGATACACCCTATAGAGAGAACTTGGTTGCAGCTAATTATACTACAGATGAAATAAGGGATATGATAAATGCAGATACTTTACATTTTCTCACTATCAAAGGATTGTCAGAGGCAACAGGAGAAAAGAAGGGATACTGTAAGGCATGCTTCGATGGAAACTATCCCATGGAAGTACCTAGAGTAGAAGGTAATTAG
- the purC gene encoding phosphoribosylaminoimidazolesuccinocarboxamide synthase yields the protein MEKLDMLYEGKAKKVFKTNDEKRYIVEYKDDATAFNGEKKGTIVGKGIVNNKMSGLLFKLLEEKGVKNHFEEIISDKEMIVKAVKILPLEVIVRNVAAGSLAKRLGLKEGTIMKSTVLEFSYKDDDLGDPMINEYHIKAMELATDEQLDIIKKYAFMVNDTLMEFFGQKGIKLIDFKLEFGLFDGEVILADEISPDTCRLWDAKTNEKLDKDRFRRDMGNVEEAYLEVLGRIQ from the coding sequence ATGGAAAAATTAGATATGTTATATGAAGGTAAGGCGAAAAAGGTATTTAAAACTAATGATGAAAAGAGATATATAGTTGAATATAAAGATGATGCAACGGCATTTAATGGAGAAAAGAAGGGCACAATAGTTGGGAAGGGCATAGTAAACAATAAGATGTCTGGATTATTATTTAAATTGCTAGAAGAAAAGGGCGTTAAAAATCACTTTGAAGAGATCATAAGTGACAAAGAGATGATAGTTAAAGCAGTAAAGATATTGCCATTAGAGGTTATAGTTAGAAATGTAGCAGCTGGTTCCCTTGCTAAGAGATTGGGACTTAAAGAGGGTACAATAATGAAGTCTACAGTATTGGAGTTTTCCTACAAAGATGATGATTTGGGAGATCCAATGATAAACGAATATCATATAAAGGCTATGGAGTTGGCTACTGATGAACAATTGGATATCATAAAGAAGTATGCATTTATGGTAAATGATACCTTGATGGAATTCTTTGGACAAAAAGGAATAAAACTTATAGATTTTAAACTAGAATTTGGTTTATTTGATGGAGAAGTTATATTGGCAGATGAGATATCACCAGATACTTGTAGGTTATGGGATGCAAAAACTAATGAAAAATTAGACAAGGATAGATTTAGAAGGGATATGGGCAATGTAGAAGAGGCATATCTTGAAGTGTTGGGCAGAATCCAATAG
- the purE gene encoding 5-(carboxyamino)imidazole ribonucleotide mutase, whose protein sequence is MKVAIVMGSDSDFPVVEKGLKILKEFGVDAEVRVISAHRTPDKAMEFGKNVEKRGIEVIIAAAGKAAHLGGVLAAETTLPVIGLPIKSSTMDGLDSLLSIVQMPKGIPVATVAINGAENAALLAIEMLSLKYDELKTKLKTYREDMAKEVEKKDREIQKRVSSL, encoded by the coding sequence ATGAAGGTTGCTATAGTGATGGGAAGTGATTCAGATTTTCCAGTGGTGGAAAAGGGACTCAAGATATTAAAGGAATTTGGTGTAGATGCAGAGGTTAGGGTTATATCAGCCCATAGAACTCCAGACAAGGCCATGGAATTTGGAAAGAATGTTGAAAAAAGAGGGATAGAAGTAATAATAGCAGCTGCAGGAAAGGCGGCCCATTTGGGAGGAGTATTGGCAGCAGAGACTACACTGCCAGTGATTGGATTACCAATAAAGTCATCTACAATGGATGGATTAGACTCGCTATTGTCCATAGTACAAATGCCAAAGGGGATACCTGTGGCCACAGTAGCAATTAATGGAGCTGAAAACGCAGCACTTCTAGCAATAGAAATGTTGTCGTTAAAATATGATGAATTAAAGACAAAATTAAAGACATATAGAGAAGATATGGCAAAGGAAGTTGAGAAAAAAGATAGAGAGATACAGAAGAGAGTTAGTAGCCTGTAG
- a CDS encoding phosphoribosylformylglycinamidine synthase codes for MCGNVRRAFVEKRLGYDVEAVHLYNDFKENLSIDGLESVRVINRYDMSNISDKDYMEAVNTILSESTIDNVYYENIDIDNSDKVFAVEYLPGQYDQRADWAAQCVQILTQGPVPKVHVAKVIVLKGNISEGEFGKIKSYYINPVDSKEALLDKPDTLDFQYDIPEDVDIVEGFTEMDMDKLMGLIDVFGFAMDIEDLKFCQRYFKDEENREPFITELKVIDTYWSDHCRHTTFQTNIDKIIFEDGEYNEVIRKAYNEYLESRKYLYQDRKKDVCLMDLATIAMKELRKKGKLDDLEVSDEINAASIMVDVDVNGEYQKWLIMFKNETHNHPTEIEPFGGAATCLGGAIRDPLSGRSYVYQAMRVTGSGDPRTPIEETLSGKLPQRRITIDAAKGYSSYGNQIGLATGQVAEIYHNDYIAKRMEIGAVIAAAPKENVVREKPQKGDIILLVGGRTGRDGCGGATGSSKEHTEESIYTCGAEVQKGNPPTERKIQRLFRNSNLSRLIKKCNDFGAGGVSVAIGELADSLEIDLDKVTKKYEGLDGTELAISESQERMAVVIDNDDLEEFTKYCKEENLESTVVAKVTDNNRLKMNWRGNTILDISRTFLDTNGITQHTTAVVTEPSRENYMDRLPEHINSKDNIGKQWMDNLKHLNVACQKGLVERFDSSIGAGSVLMPFGGKYQLTPTDGMVAKVPMTIGETNTCTIMTYGFDPNLSKWSPFHGGLYAVIHSIAKIVALGGDYKGIRLTLQEYFEKLGKDPKKWGKPLSALLGAFYAQKNLEIPAIGGKDSMSGTFNDLHVPPTLVSFAVNVSDARNIVSPEFKEYHSKVILIPVSVDDYGMVDFKKLTKGYERIYKLISEKRILSAYTVGFGGMAAALSKMSFGNKIGMKFIENIEDVDLFNPHYGAIILEVKGEDNLNEMLQGVEYRVLGDTIVDAVIEINREKIDLNSAIDNWIEPLNDIFPIEEENKTDVEEANLVSTRKNIKSSSNIKIAKPRVFVPVFPGTNCEYDTARAFERAGGIPETFVFKNLSSKDIQYSIEEMVKGIRNSQIIAIPGGFSAGDEPDGSGKFIATVFRNPRIREEIMEFIKNRDGLMLGICNGFQALIKLGLVPFGEIVDLDKDCPTLTFNNIGRHVSTMVQTKITSNLSPWFNNTKVGDIHTIAVSHGEGRFVANEDMLKKLRDNGQIATQYVEGSNPNGSVYGIEGITSPDGRILGKMAHSERIGRDIAKNVPGNKDQRIFEAGVRYFY; via the coding sequence ATGTGTGGCAATGTTAGAAGGGCTTTTGTTGAAAAAAGGTTAGGTTATGATGTAGAGGCCGTTCATCTTTATAACGATTTTAAGGAAAATTTAAGTATTGATGGATTGGAATCTGTAAGGGTTATAAATAGGTATGATATGTCCAATATATCTGATAAAGATTATATGGAAGCCGTAAATACTATACTTTCTGAATCTACTATAGATAATGTATATTACGAAAATATAGATATAGATAATTCAGATAAAGTGTTTGCAGTGGAGTATTTGCCAGGACAATATGACCAGAGGGCAGACTGGGCAGCCCAATGTGTTCAGATACTTACCCAGGGTCCAGTACCCAAAGTACATGTGGCTAAGGTTATAGTATTAAAAGGCAATATATCTGAAGGTGAATTTGGAAAGATAAAGTCATATTATATAAATCCAGTGGATTCAAAGGAGGCTTTGCTAGATAAGCCAGATACTTTAGACTTCCAATATGATATACCAGAAGATGTGGATATAGTAGAAGGATTCACAGAGATGGATATGGATAAATTAATGGGATTAATAGATGTCTTTGGATTTGCTATGGATATAGAAGATTTGAAGTTCTGCCAAAGATATTTTAAAGATGAGGAAAATAGGGAGCCTTTTATAACAGAGCTAAAGGTAATAGACACTTATTGGTCAGATCATTGTAGACATACTACCTTTCAAACCAATATAGACAAGATTATATTTGAAGATGGAGAATATAATGAGGTAATAAGAAAAGCATATAATGAATATTTAGAATCTAGAAAATATTTGTACCAAGATAGGAAAAAAGATGTATGTCTCATGGATTTAGCCACCATAGCCATGAAGGAGTTAAGAAAAAAAGGAAAATTGGATGACTTAGAAGTATCTGATGAGATAAATGCAGCTAGTATTATGGTGGATGTGGATGTAAATGGAGAATATCAAAAATGGTTAATCATGTTTAAAAATGAAACACATAATCATCCCACAGAAATAGAACCCTTTGGAGGGGCGGCAACATGTCTAGGAGGTGCCATAAGGGACCCATTATCAGGCAGGTCATATGTATATCAGGCCATGAGAGTTACAGGGAGTGGAGACCCTAGAACACCTATAGAAGAGACATTGTCAGGGAAATTACCTCAACGAAGAATAACTATAGATGCAGCAAAGGGATATAGCTCATATGGTAATCAAATAGGATTGGCTACAGGGCAGGTAGCAGAGATATATCACAATGATTATATAGCTAAGAGGATGGAAATAGGAGCAGTAATAGCGGCTGCACCAAAGGAAAATGTGGTAAGGGAAAAGCCACAAAAGGGAGATATAATACTCCTAGTTGGTGGCAGAACAGGAAGAGACGGATGTGGAGGAGCTACAGGATCATCTAAGGAACATACTGAAGAATCTATATATACATGTGGAGCAGAGGTACAAAAAGGTAATCCTCCAACAGAGAGAAAAATCCAAAGGCTATTTAGAAATTCAAATTTAAGTAGACTAATAAAAAAATGTAATGATTTCGGTGCTGGAGGGGTATCGGTAGCTATAGGTGAATTGGCAGATAGTCTTGAAATAGATCTAGATAAGGTTACTAAGAAGTATGAAGGATTAGATGGAACAGAGCTTGCTATATCTGAATCTCAAGAGAGAATGGCGGTAGTTATAGACAATGATGATCTAGAAGAGTTTACTAAATATTGCAAAGAAGAAAATCTAGAATCCACAGTAGTTGCTAAGGTGACTGATAATAATAGATTGAAGATGAATTGGAGAGGAAATACCATATTGGATATTAGTAGGACATTTTTAGATACAAATGGTATTACTCAACATACTACTGCTGTAGTAACTGAACCTAGTAGAGAAAATTATATGGACAGATTACCTGAGCATATAAATTCAAAAGACAATATAGGCAAACAGTGGATGGATAATCTGAAGCATCTAAATGTGGCATGTCAAAAGGGATTGGTGGAGAGGTTTGATAGTAGTATAGGAGCAGGGTCTGTACTCATGCCCTTTGGTGGAAAATATCAATTGACTCCCACAGATGGTATGGTTGCAAAAGTGCCTATGACCATAGGAGAAACCAATACATGTACAATTATGACATATGGATTTGATCCTAATCTTTCTAAATGGAGCCCATTCCATGGAGGATTATATGCAGTAATTCATTCTATAGCCAAAATTGTAGCATTAGGTGGAGATTATAAGGGTATAAGGCTTACATTACAGGAATATTTTGAAAAGCTGGGCAAAGATCCTAAAAAATGGGGAAAACCATTGAGTGCATTGCTGGGAGCATTTTATGCTCAGAAGAATCTAGAGATACCAGCTATAGGAGGAAAGGATAGTATGTCAGGTACATTTAATGATTTACATGTCCCTCCCACATTGGTGAGTTTTGCTGTGAATGTATCTGATGCTAGAAATATTGTATCGCCAGAGTTCAAGGAATACCATAGTAAGGTGATATTGATTCCTGTATCTGTTGATGACTATGGAATGGTTGACTTTAAAAAATTAACTAAAGGATATGAGAGGATATATAAACTTATAAGTGAAAAAAGAATACTTTCAGCTTACACCGTAGGATTTGGAGGTATGGCAGCCGCATTAAGTAAAATGAGCTTTGGAAATAAAATAGGAATGAAATTTATTGAGAATATAGAAGACGTAGATCTTTTCAATCCTCATTATGGTGCAATAATATTAGAGGTCAAAGGGGAAGATAATCTAAATGAAATGTTACAAGGTGTAGAATACAGAGTATTGGGTGATACCATTGTTGATGCCGTTATAGAAATAAATAGAGAAAAAATAGATTTAAATAGTGCCATAGATAATTGGATTGAACCATTGAATGATATATTCCCCATAGAGGAAGAAAATAAAACTGATGTAGAAGAAGCCAATTTAGTAAGTACACGAAAGAATATTAAAAGTTCTTCAAATATAAAGATAGCAAAACCTAGGGTATTTGTACCAGTGTTTCCAGGAACAAATTGTGAATATGATACAGCTAGAGCATTTGAACGAGCAGGAGGAATACCAGAAACTTTTGTATTCAAAAATCTTTCATCTAAAGATATACAATATTCCATAGAGGAAATGGTTAAAGGTATAAGAAACAGTCAAATAATAGCTATACCTGGTGGATTTAGTGCAGGGGATGAACCTGATGGATCAGGGAAATTTATAGCTACAGTATTTAGGAATCCTAGGATAAGAGAAGAGATTATGGAATTTATAAAAAATAGAGATGGACTTATGTTGGGAATATGTAATGGATTTCAGGCATTGATAAAATTAGGATTGGTACCCTTTGGGGAGATAGTTGATTTAGACAAAGATTGTCCAACATTGACATTTAACAATATAGGGCGACATGTATCTACTATGGTACAAACTAAAATCACATCAAATTTATCTCCATGGTTCAATAATACAAAGGTGGGAGATATCCATACGATTGCGGTATCCCATGGAGAGGGAAGGTTTGTGGCCAATGAAGATATGTTGAAAAAACTTAGAGATAATGGGCAAATAGCTACCCAGTATGTTGAAGGCTCTAACCCCAATGGATCTGTCTATGGAATAGAGGGCATAACTAGCCCTGATGGAAGGATATTGGGTAAAATGGCCCACTCGGAAAGGATTGGAAGAGATATTGCTAAAAATGTACCGGGAAATAAAGACCAAAGGATATTTGAAGCAGGCGTAAGGTATTTTTATTAG
- a CDS encoding NCS2 family permease, whose translation MDSFFKLKEHNTDVKTEIMAGITTFMTMAYILVVNPLMLSSEGVGMDFGAVFTATALSAVIATLVMAIYAKLPFALAPGMGLNAFFAFTVVAGMGYSWEFALTAVFLEGIIFIILTFLNVREAIINCIPVSIKNAISVGIGLFIAFIGLVNAGVIQTGDGTILALGNITEGKALLAIIGLVITGLLVAKNIKGALLIGIVVTTLIGIPMGITKVPAQVASLPPSLSPIMFKFQWDQIFSMKMLIILFTFLFVDMFDTVGTLIGVSAKAGLLNEKGEVPNAKQALFADSIGTTVGACLGTSTVTTYVESAAGVAEGGRTGLTALSAAGMFGIALFFSPLFTMVPEAATAPALVLVGLFMMSPIKNIDFDDYTESIPAFLTIIMMPLAYSIAEGIVFGMISYVLLKLLTGKFKEVSPLSVFLAILFVAKFFIE comes from the coding sequence ATGGATTCATTTTTCAAACTTAAAGAACACAACACTGATGTAAAAACAGAAATTATGGCAGGGATTACCACATTTATGACTATGGCTTATATATTAGTGGTTAATCCATTGATGCTTTCCAGTGAAGGCGTTGGGATGGATTTTGGAGCAGTATTTACTGCTACAGCTTTATCCGCAGTTATAGCTACTTTGGTTATGGCTATTTATGCTAAATTGCCCTTTGCATTGGCACCAGGTATGGGTCTAAATGCATTTTTCGCATTTACTGTGGTTGCAGGTATGGGGTATTCTTGGGAGTTTGCCCTTACAGCGGTATTTTTAGAGGGAATTATATTTATAATACTTACATTTTTGAATGTTAGAGAAGCTATAATAAATTGTATACCAGTGAGCATAAAAAATGCTATCTCTGTAGGAATTGGATTATTTATAGCATTTATAGGATTAGTTAATGCAGGAGTTATACAAACTGGAGATGGAACTATATTGGCATTGGGAAATATTACTGAAGGAAAGGCACTTCTTGCGATTATAGGCCTTGTTATAACAGGTCTTTTAGTGGCTAAAAATATAAAGGGAGCATTGCTTATAGGTATAGTAGTGACTACTCTTATAGGTATTCCTATGGGCATAACAAAAGTACCTGCACAGGTGGCTAGTTTACCACCATCATTGAGTCCCATAATGTTTAAATTTCAATGGGATCAGATATTTTCCATGAAAATGTTGATCATATTATTTACATTTTTATTTGTAGATATGTTTGATACAGTTGGTACCCTTATAGGTGTATCAGCTAAAGCAGGATTATTAAATGAAAAGGGAGAAGTTCCCAATGCTAAGCAGGCCCTTTTTGCCGATTCCATAGGGACTACTGTGGGGGCATGTTTAGGAACAAGTACAGTTACTACTTATGTGGAAAGTGCAGCAGGGGTTGCAGAAGGTGGAAGGACAGGACTTACTGCATTATCCGCAGCAGGAATGTTTGGTATAGCGTTATTCTTTTCTCCATTATTTACTATGGTACCAGAGGCTGCTACTGCACCTGCATTGGTATTGGTGGGACTATTTATGATGTCTCCTATTAAAAATATAGATTTTGATGATTATACTGAGTCAATACCTGCATTTTTGACTATTATAATGATGCCCCTTGCATATAGTATAGCTGAAGGTATTGTTTTTGGGATGATTTCTTATGTATTACTTAAATTATTAACAGGTAAATTTAAAGAGGTATCACCATTGTCAGTTTTCTTGGCGATATTATTTGTAGCTAAATTCTTTATAGAATAA
- a CDS encoding AraC family transcriptional regulator: MEWIERLNNAINYIEEHLEDEINYEQVAKIACCSTYHFQRMFSYMANVPLAEYIRRRRMTIAAVDLQNNNEKVIDIALKYGYNSPTAFNRAFQRIHGITPSEAKIKGALIKAFPPISFKITIKGDVEMNYKIEQKDSFRIVGVAQSLHKEIEKNFETVPKMWQKAAESGTVEKLVSMMNLEPMGVLGVSACNEEEEWKYYIAVASDKPMDKEFEEYIVPKSTWAIFYGEGAMPHSIQELEKRIITEWLPTSGYEYANAPDIEVYLSADSQNAKFEVWIPIVKKYNQ; the protein is encoded by the coding sequence ATGGAATGGATAGAACGATTAAATAATGCCATAAATTATATTGAGGAGCATTTAGAAGATGAGATTAATTATGAACAGGTTGCAAAAATTGCGTGCTGCTCAACATATCATTTTCAGAGAATGTTTTCTTATATGGCAAATGTACCCCTTGCAGAATATATTCGCCGTAGACGCATGACAATAGCGGCTGTTGATTTACAAAATAATAATGAGAAGGTCATTGATATTGCTTTGAAATATGGGTATAATTCTCCCACCGCATTTAACCGTGCATTTCAGAGGATACATGGAATTACACCATCAGAGGCGAAAATAAAAGGTGCATTAATCAAAGCATTCCCTCCTATTAGCTTCAAAATAACAATTAAGGGAGATGTGGAGATGAATTATAAAATCGAACAGAAGGATAGCTTTAGAATCGTTGGAGTGGCACAATCTTTACACAAGGAAATTGAGAAAAACTTCGAGACTGTTCCTAAGATGTGGCAAAAAGCGGCAGAGAGTGGAACGGTAGAAAAACTGGTTTCTATGATGAACTTGGAACCTATGGGTGTACTTGGAGTAAGTGCATGTAATGAAGAAGAAGAGTGGAAATATTATATTGCTGTGGCAAGCGATAAACCTATGGATAAAGAGTTTGAGGAATATATTGTTCCTAAATCAACTTGGGCAATTTTTTATGGAGAAGGTGCTATGCCCCATTCCATACAAGAACTTGAAAAAAGAATTATAACTGAATGGCTTCCTACATCGGGCTATGAATATGCCAATGCACCTGATATTGAAGTGTATCTATCAGCAGATTCACAAAATGCAAAGTTTGAAGTATGGATTCCTATTGTAAAAAAATATAACCAATAG